DNA from Lactobacillus sp. ESL0791:
CATAAATTTTGCAACACCGGTAACATTAGCCATTAATTCCGGTGGTAAATTTAGCGATTTTGAGAGCCTGAAAACAATTACGGGTTTTGATAAAGTTAATTCTGCTAAGGTCGTCAATATGACTGGCCTATTTTCTGAAAATCCTGCTTTAACAAGTCTAGATCTAAGCAGCCTTGATACCGGTAATGTTGTTAACATGTCCAGCATGTTTTCTGGTGATAAGAATTTGACCGATTTGAATTTGCATAATTTTAACACCAGTAAAGTAACCAACATGTCCCAGATGTTTGAATCAAGCGGCATGACGAGCCTCGATCTGAGTCATTTTGATACTAATAGGGTGACCAACATGTCTCGAATGTTTGAATCAAGCAACATGACGAGCCTCGATTTGGGTCACTTTGATACCAGCAACGTAACCGATATGAACAATATGTTTTCTGGTGTTGCGGCTAAAACGCTAGATTTACACAATTTTGATACCAGTCATGTTACCAATATGAATGGGATGTTCTGGAATGCTAAGAAACTAGAGGGCAAGTTAGATCTGAGTCATTTTGACACGAAAAATGTGACGGATATGAAATACATGTTTTACGGAGCTAGTGCTAGTGCGTTAGATTTAAGCAGCTTTAATACCAGTAAAGTAACTAACATGTCTGACATGTTTTCTACTAGTAAAGTGAAGTCACTTGATTTTACTAATTTGGATACTAGCCATGTCACTGATATGCATAGTATGTTTGAAGGGGCCGCATTAGAGCAGCTTGATTTGAGTAAGCTGAATACCAGTCACGTGACCACAATGGCGCGCATGTTCACTAATTTTGCTCATTTAAATAATCTTGATCTTTCAAAGCTAGATACTAGTCATGTTACCGACATGAGCGGCATGTTTTCGTGGAATGATCAACTAACCGGTTTGAATTTAAGTCATTTTAATACGGAAAACGTCACGAATATGGGTGATATGTTCGAATTTGATTCCAAGCTGACTAGTTTAGATTTACATAATTTTGATACCAGTCATGTGACTTATATGCGACAGATGTTTGACGGTGATACTAAACTGAAAAAAATAAATTTGCAGGGCTGGAACACCAAAAATGTCACTAGCACAGTTGAAATGTTTAGAAATTGCAATAATTTGACGAATCTGGACTTAAGCAAAATTTATTTGCCTAGAGTTACAGATACGATGAATATGTTTCAGTATGATTATCAATTAACTAGGATTGATTTGAGCCATTTTAATAAAAATAATAATAGTATATTAGCACAAGCCGGCAGTCCTAAACGTTTTAGTGTGAAGCTCGGCAATTATCCGCTGAATAAATATTCATTTATCGGGTATGGCTACAAGCACATTCAGGCAGTCGGCAAGGGAACAATCAACCACCCTAAGGGTAAAAAATATACAGTTAAACAGCTGTTACACCTTTACCGTAAGAATAATAAGAAACGGCCAGTGGCAACTTATGTGATGACTGACGGGCCAAAGCATTTGCCGCCGAAATCGCAATCAGTGGCCAGCGCGAGTTAGTTAGAAAAATAGGCTGTATAATTTATCCTGTTGATGAGTATCTTATTAACAGGATATTTTTTGCTTAAAGGGTAAAAAAGAGGACAGTTAAAACTGTCTTCCCTAATATTCGTTAATCCACCACAATCTCTGAAAGAAATTGCTCAGGCTAATTTAGTAACACCTTGCAAGCACATGACGAGCAAGAGATGATGAGATTGTTAGATTGCAGAGTGATTATGATAAATTGCGCGCCTTGCGTGAAAATTATTTTAATACTGGCTGGAAGTTAGATCAACAACAAAAGAAAGTTGATATTATTTAATGAAGTTTAACCTGTTAGCTGAGAAAATATTTATAATTATTATATATAGGTAAAAGAGGCGGTAATAATGAAATTGAATAATTTAAAAACTAAAAAATTGGGTATAAGTTTAATAGCTTGTTTGGGCTTACTGTGTTTAAAGGGTAGTTCGCATGTATATGCAGCTAATACTGTTCCAGAACCAGCAAATTCATGGGCTTGGGATAATGCAATGTGGACAGGTGCGGACGGTGATTGCACTTGGAGCTATGATGTTTTGTCTAAAACCTTAACAATTAGTGGTCAAACTGGTGCGCAGCTCTCAAGTACACCCGTCAACAAAGAATTGCCATGGGCCAGTGATATTAGGCATCTTGTATTTACTACTCCGGTTACGCTGGCTGCAAATTCAGCCCGAAAATTTAGTGGTTTTAGTAATTTGGTTGATATTAAAGGGTTAGATAAAGTTGATACGAGTAACGTCACTAATATGAGTTATCTTTTTGTTGATGCTGAAAAATTGGCACAGTTAGATACTAGTCATTTTGACACGGCCAAGGTTACTGATATGAGGGGATTATTTGCTTTAAAGTCACTGAAACAGGTAGATTTAAGTAATTTTAATACGAGTAACGTTACTAATATGGCCGGTATGTTTGGTGGTGCAGAAAGCTTAACTAACTTGGATTTGAAAAATTTAGATACACACAACGTAACTGATATGTCAGCAATGTTTGATGGCCTAACGCACGTATCTAGCTTAGACTTGAGCAACTTTGTTACAAGTCATGTAACGAATATGTCAGCAATGTTTGATAATACAAATCTTGCTAGTTTAGATTTGAGTCATTTTGATACGGGCAATGTTATCAATATGCAAAACATGTTTACAGGTGCTGGTGTTAACGGTGCTAAATTAGATTTGACTAATTTTGATGCAAATAAGGTAACTAATATGCGAGCAATGTTTGCTGGCACCAAATATGCAGAGGTAAAGTTGAATCATTTTGCCTCTAGTCACGTGACAGATATGTCAGACTTATTTGGTGATGCACAAATTGCACAAATTGACTTATCCCAATTAGATACAAGTCATGTGACTAATATGTCAGACATGTTTAGTGGATTTAATAATTTAGATAAGTTAGATTTAAGTAAATTGGACACACAAAATGTAACAAATATGGAAGGAATATTTTCTAGAAATAAAAAATTAACCAAGTTTGATTTGTCAGGTTTTAAGACTCCAAAAGTTACCAATATGAGCTATATGTTTGAAATGGATCCTGAATTGGTAGAGCTTAATGTAAGCAAGTTAAATACTAAAGCAGTTAAGGACATGCATTATATGTTTGAAGCTGATCCCAAATTGGTAAAGCTTAACTTAAAAAACTGGAATACACAAAGTGTAACTAACATGTGGGCAATGTTTAAAGGTGATATTAATTTAACCAGCTTAGATTTAAGCGGTTTCGACATGAGCAATGTCACTTTGTTAAATAATATGTTTGATCATGATACTAATTTGAAGGAACTAAATCTTGCTGGTTGGAATACTAAAAAAGTGGTGAATGCTAGTTGCATGTTTCGTAATTGTTCAAAACTTGTTAATTTGAATTTAAGTCAGTTAAGGTTGCCCAAAGTTAAAGATACAACAATGATGTTTAAGCATACTCCTAACCTTAGCGGGGTGGATTTAAGTCATTTTAATATCCACAACAGTTCTATCTTTGATAATGCTGGTAATTTTAACGGATTTGCGGTTAAACTGGGACATTATATCTTACGCAAGAGCTGTGGAATCGGGCAAGGCTATAAACACATTCAGGCAATAGGTAAGGGCACGATTAGACATCCTCAAGGCAAAAAGTATACAGCTAAGCAACTGCTTAAACTTTATAGGCATTCAGCTAAAAAGAGTCCTAAGGAAGTTTATGTAATGTATAATGGCAAGAAGCCACAATTTGCTAAAGAAGCTAAATTTACTTTTAAGTAGCAAAAGAGCAGCTCATGATTGAGTTGCTCTTTTGTTGTTTTAGCTCCAAGGTTCAAAATCAAGGGTACTGAGCTGCTTTTCAGTTAATTTTAGTAGCCAAACTGCTTCATTTACCTGATTTATGGTTGCAGTTTTATCTCTGATTATTGTTGCGGCATTAATGATCGCATTATGATAATTTTGCTCAAGTGAAGCTAAACTTGATCCTGCACCAGCAATGTTTTGACTTTTAGCAAAAAGATCTTTTAGTTCTTTTTTGTCAGCTGCTGTCGCTACCTTTTGATCTGTTTGTGCATTTTGGATAGTATTAAGTGGGTCTAATTTAATACCGCGGTCGTATTTAACGTCACTAGCTTTAATGAAACTGTTTGAAAAAATATCTTGGTCGATTTTATCACTTTTGTTAATACCGTTAGTGGTTGCTGGTTCAGTTTTATCAATAATTTGCTCCTCATCTGAATCATATAAATAGTGGTAAAATAGTTCAGCTTTGTTTTCATTGGGCAAGTAGATATAGAAGAGTCCATCAACTGTAATATTGTCGTTTTCTTTAGTACCCTTAATGCTATAATTACTTGCTTTGCCATTAACGTCATAGAGTTGAATATTAGTATTCGGTTGAGCTTTGACATGAGTGTAAGACAGCTTATCATAATCACTTATAGGCAGCTGCTTTCTTGGGGTAATTAGATATTCCTCAATGTATTCGTCAGGATAATCATGAAGACGAAAAATATAATCATAAAAATCTTCTGACCAAGGTATAACGGCAAGGTCAATTTTGATTTTTTGTCCTTTCTTGAGTTTATGCTTGGTTATACCATTAGAAATATCTTGTGTGAACGCAGTTTTGTTAACAATTGCATAAGTAACACCATTGTAGCGGGCAATTTCACCATTAATATTGCCAACGTTGTAAGCATTGATATAACGATTGTGCCCTAAGGAATAGAAATTTTTACCTTTAATCTTATGGGTTGGCAAATATGCCTGTTTATTTTTCTTTGTATAGTAAAAATATTTGGGCAAACGACTGGTGTATTTAACTTTGCCAGTGTACTTGATAATGGTATTTTTAGTCAGAACGGTATTGGTTTTCTTACCATTTTTTTGGTAAACACGTGCTGCATGGTCGAGCACTAGTTTGCCTTTTTTGCTGTTTCTACCATTGACTTGACTGACATATGCGGCATTTATATAAGCGCCGTTTCCTAAATAATAATATTTTTGTCCGTTAATCGTAGCAATCTTTGTCCAAGAATAAGTCCAATCATCAAGGTCAGAGTTTTCAAGATAAAGATAGCCATTAGTGTCAACTTGAGCGATAGATTCAAGTTTTGAGGGAGTGTATACAGCTGAATGCTTTTTTTCTTTTATCTTATGACCGTGTTTGTTGTAGACATAGGCATCTTGCCACAAGCGAATTGTATTTTTTTTCTTTTTTGCTGCTTGAACTGTTTGTAGATAGTTAGTATTGGGTAAAACTAGACTGACGGAAAGTATGATTGCCGTCAGTCCAACTCCTAACTTGGTAAATAATTTCATTATGACACCTCAAAAAATGTTTATTCTCCAGTTAATTATAGCGCATATTTAATATGTAATTATTTATTTTAGATTATTAAAATG
Protein-coding regions in this window:
- a CDS encoding BspA family leucine-rich repeat surface protein encodes the protein MKKINQNFKFQLKVGLVLVILGSAMLAVNNQAVTAASADAPAASDNTFPALWTGSDGDCSWSYDILTRTLTISSGPKGQQLSSTPLARLIPFRNVEHINFATPVTLAINSGGKFSDFESLKTITGFDKVNSAKVVNMTGLFSENPALTSLDLSSLDTGNVVNMSSMFSGDKNLTDLNLHNFNTSKVTNMSQMFESSGMTSLDLSHFDTNRVTNMSRMFESSNMTSLDLGHFDTSNVTDMNNMFSGVAAKTLDLHNFDTSHVTNMNGMFWNAKKLEGKLDLSHFDTKNVTDMKYMFYGASASALDLSSFNTSKVTNMSDMFSTSKVKSLDFTNLDTSHVTDMHSMFEGAALEQLDLSKLNTSHVTTMARMFTNFAHLNNLDLSKLDTSHVTDMSGMFSWNDQLTGLNLSHFNTENVTNMGDMFEFDSKLTSLDLHNFDTSHVTYMRQMFDGDTKLKKINLQGWNTKNVTSTVEMFRNCNNLTNLDLSKIYLPRVTDTMNMFQYDYQLTRIDLSHFNKNNNSILAQAGSPKRFSVKLGNYPLNKYSFIGYGYKHIQAVGKGTINHPKGKKYTVKQLLHLYRKNNKKRPVATYVMTDGPKHLPPKSQSVASAS
- a CDS encoding BspA family leucine-rich repeat surface protein yields the protein MKLNNLKTKKLGISLIACLGLLCLKGSSHVYAANTVPEPANSWAWDNAMWTGADGDCTWSYDVLSKTLTISGQTGAQLSSTPVNKELPWASDIRHLVFTTPVTLAANSARKFSGFSNLVDIKGLDKVDTSNVTNMSYLFVDAEKLAQLDTSHFDTAKVTDMRGLFALKSLKQVDLSNFNTSNVTNMAGMFGGAESLTNLDLKNLDTHNVTDMSAMFDGLTHVSSLDLSNFVTSHVTNMSAMFDNTNLASLDLSHFDTGNVINMQNMFTGAGVNGAKLDLTNFDANKVTNMRAMFAGTKYAEVKLNHFASSHVTDMSDLFGDAQIAQIDLSQLDTSHVTNMSDMFSGFNNLDKLDLSKLDTQNVTNMEGIFSRNKKLTKFDLSGFKTPKVTNMSYMFEMDPELVELNVSKLNTKAVKDMHYMFEADPKLVKLNLKNWNTQSVTNMWAMFKGDINLTSLDLSGFDMSNVTLLNNMFDHDTNLKELNLAGWNTKKVVNASCMFRNCSKLVNLNLSQLRLPKVKDTTMMFKHTPNLSGVDLSHFNIHNSSIFDNAGNFNGFAVKLGHYILRKSCGIGQGYKHIQAIGKGTIRHPQGKKYTAKQLLKLYRHSAKKSPKEVYVMYNGKKPQFAKEAKFTFK
- a CDS encoding SLAP domain-containing protein, which produces MKLFTKLGVGLTAIILSVSLVLPNTNYLQTVQAAKKKKNTIRLWQDAYVYNKHGHKIKEKKHSAVYTPSKLESIAQVDTNGYLYLENSDLDDWTYSWTKIATINGQKYYYLGNGAYINAAYVSQVNGRNSKKGKLVLDHAARVYQKNGKKTNTVLTKNTIIKYTGKVKYTSRLPKYFYYTKKNKQAYLPTHKIKGKNFYSLGHNRYINAYNVGNINGEIARYNGVTYAIVNKTAFTQDISNGITKHKLKKGQKIKIDLAVIPWSEDFYDYIFRLHDYPDEYIEEYLITPRKQLPISDYDKLSYTHVKAQPNTNIQLYDVNGKASNYSIKGTKENDNITVDGLFYIYLPNENKAELFYHYLYDSDEEQIIDKTEPATTNGINKSDKIDQDIFSNSFIKASDVKYDRGIKLDPLNTIQNAQTDQKVATAADKKELKDLFAKSQNIAGAGSSLASLEQNYHNAIINAATIIRDKTATINQVNEAVWLLKLTEKQLSTLDFEPWS